The Erigeron canadensis isolate Cc75 chromosome 4, C_canadensis_v1, whole genome shotgun sequence genome window below encodes:
- the LOC122596822 gene encoding vinorine synthase-like, translating to MGWFGTLFTSSKPSMQPLRVLKRPLVSYRYPTEHSNKHRFFTSQAIAQEDVPSYDLEYPQSSHVKGVEEKSSSGTHVASIQNVKPYKPTPDNQRSYKLSALDQLHIPYYIPFIFFYRNNFNGTNNMDDIVLARSKLLKQSLSETLTQFYPFAGKYNDESHIDCNDEGVYYIETSVDGDLLSFLTKPDYMLLQRLLPKPPNSKKQTRGSYLVMIQVNFFDCGGIAIGMCNSHKLIDGMTYMTFVNAWAAAARGNPRKNLVYTNLIPSSILLEDNQPPTNPAFQLSFLTVRPSMLKDGKCLTKRFVFQDKTKSELKTKANVSRVVAVTSLIWKCATNAARKQHAEQRPSILQFVVNLRGKFVPSLPHHAIGNIIWNTAKKGYEKVIDEIKLLGRELSNYDADYYSVSSICRSGVYEADFGWGKPVWTCYANFCNDVPLYTNSILLMDTSTSDGIEAWVTLSEKDMAIFEHDPELLLYASVEPSPHDC from the exons ATGGGGTGGTTTGGTACCTTGTTTACATCTTCAAAGCCATCGATGCAGCCTCTTCGTGTGCTCAAACGACCACTCGTTTCATATCGTTACCCCACTGAGCATTCGAACAAACATCGTTTCTTCACAAGTCAAGCAATCGCTCAAGAGGACGTGCCTTCTTATGA TCTCGAGTATCCCCAATCCTCTCATGTCAAAGGAGTAGAAGAAAAGAGCTCAAGTGGAACCCACGTTGCGTCTATACAAAACGTGAAACCTTATAAGCCAACTCCAGATAACCAACGATCATACAAGCTTTCCGCATTGGATCAACTCCACATTCCTTATTACAttcctttcattttcttctaCCGAAACAACTTTAATGGGACTAACAACATGGATGACATTGTTCTTGCAAGATCCAAACTCTTAAAGCAATCATTGTCCGAAACACTTACTCAGTTTTACCCATTTGCAGGGAAGTATAATGATGAAAGCCACATTGATTGTAATGACGAAGGCGTGTATTACATAGAGACAAGTGTTGATGGTGACCTACTGAGTTTTTTAACAAAACCAGATTACATGTTACTCCAGAGGCTACTTCCAAAGCCTCCGAACTCAAAGAAGCAAACACGAGGATCCTACCTAGTTATGATTCAAGTGAACTTCTTTGATTGTGGCGGTATAGCTATTGGTATGTGCAATTCGCATAAGCTTATAGATGGTATGACATACATGACATTTGTGAATGCTTGGGCTGCTGCAGCAAGAGGCAACCCTCGAAAAAATTTAGTTTACACTAATCTAATTCCATCATCAATTCTTCTGGAGGATAATCAACCACCTACAAATCCAGCTTTCCAACTATCATTCTTGACGGTACGCCCTTCAATGTTGAAGGACGGAAAGTGTTTGACAAAGCGGTTTGTGTTTCAGGACAAAACAAAAAGTGAACTCAAGACGAAAGCAAATGTGTCTCGTGTAGTAGCAGTCACATCACTGATTTGGAAATGTGCCACAAACGCAGCAAGAAAGCAACATGCAGAACAGAGACCATCAATTTTGCAATTTGTGGTGAATCTACGAGGTAAATTTGTACCCTCCTTACCACATCATGCAATCGGGAACATCATATGGAACACA GCAAAAAAAGGGTATGAGAAGGTTATTGATGAGATAAAACTGTTAGGACGTGAACTGTCCAACTATGATGCAGATTACTACTCCGTGAGTAGCATCTGTAGATCCGGGGTGTATGAAGCTGATTTTGGATGGGGAAAGCCGGTGTGGACGTGCTATGCAAACTTCTGCAACGACGTACCTCTTTATACCAACTCGATATTGCTAATGGATACGAGTACATCGGATGGGATTGAGGCATGGGTAACGTTGAGTGAAAAGGATATGGCTATCTTTGAGCATGACCCTGAGCTCCTCTTATATGCTTCTGTTGAGCCTAGCCCACATGATTGTTAA
- the LOC122596819 gene encoding uncharacterized protein LOC122596819 — protein MLGITVVNQLWTHLARSVRETAKEVLGVTIEISRQCKVGRESWWISEEVQTKVATKHCCFKELIKSKRSGTNEEWSLAMQRYHEAKKEAKKSVAIAKERAYEDLYKKLDSKEGENDIYRIAKARERRRRDLGDVIYIKDGSGRSIVKEGDIRKRWKEYFSNLFNERGSERSGEGLEHGTHVDTRYNNDEATRIS, from the coding sequence atgttgggtATTACAGTAGTAAATCAGTTGTGGACACACTTGGCAAGGAGTGTGAGGGAAACGGCAAAGGAGGTACTAGGGGTAACCATAGAGATAAGTAGGCAATGTAAGGTTGGTAGGGAATCTTGGTGGATCAGCGAAGAGGTCCAAACCAAGGTAGCGACAAAACATTGTTGCTTTAAAGAGCTTATCAAGAGCAAACGGAGCGGGACAAATGAAGAATGGTCCTTGGCAATGCAAAGGTACCACGAAGCCAAGAAAGAGGCAAAGAAGAGTGTAGCTATAGCAAAAGAAAGAGCGTATGAAGATTTGTATAAGAAACTTGACTCCAAGGAAGGCGAAAACGATATCTACAGAATTGCTAAAGCAAGGGAGAGAAGACGTAGGGATTTAGGGGACGTCATTTATATTAAAGACGGAAGCGGAAGGAGCATTGTGAAGGAGGGAGACATTAGGAAAAGATGGAAAGAGTACTTCTCCAATCTGTTTAATGAGAGAGGGTCGGAGAGAAGTGGAGAAGGATTGGAACACGGTACACACGTAGACACACGCTACAACAACGACGAGGCAACGAGGATCAGCTAA
- the LOC122596494 gene encoding pentatricopeptide repeat-containing protein At5g14770, mitochondrial produces the protein MGSSLRHFIKHLPCNKTLVHFLIISPLSIRPISSSSSQRSKLSSYPSFFCTLIHLFLSNNRLSKAAETFRTMRTLNLGFQDLESWNGVLKEFNNHGMVNEVMFVYKEMLSCSVGTNVVSRNIVVHCLCKVGRVESGLRLVRNSGFGEYDVVSYNILIWGFCKYGFVEQGFGLCSEMIKKGFAFDDFTRNILIKGFIDKRLFGYVDWVVDRLGCMDVVGFNTLIYGCAKVGDAVGAVEMLNRMREEGLFPDVVTYNTLIDMFCKMKGLDQAESVFDELMVPEKKGGLVLDDSDDNIVKPNVVTYTSLINGYFKDKRPDEALDMYEKMVMDGLSPDVVTYSLVINGLCKNGRVDDAQALLKEMRSIGVEPNHVTYSLFMDLFLRRKNVDVVLGLQSQMVVRGIPFDVVVFTTLIDGLFKSGKPNEAEIMFNSLLDSGVAPNCITYTSLIDGRCKSGDLDGVESALQEMESKNVSPNVVTYTSIISGFLRHNLLDAAFSTLNKMVGEGVMPNIFTYSRLIDGYFKAGKEEMAVSFYEEMKLSGLEENNFVLDAIVNSYKRKGKMDEAGSFFEMMIVKGLFPDCANYTSLMDGYFKTGDESAALRMAEEMTEKNLQFDSVAYNVLANGLLGLGKYEVESVYLSIKELGLAPNIETFNTIIAAYCKEGKMENALNLWKEIKSLGLVPNEITVNVMVGGLCETGKVHEAIDLLTEMASLQFYPSSTSHRFIVNAASKTKRGEYILLVHERLLTMGLKPSLKIYNALVTALCRLGMTRKATLVLQDMKDNGFSADTVTYNVLINGYCKSSHLKKALQTFSQMLDDGVSPTILTYHTLLRGLSKGGLMHEILNIVNDMLERGFEIDSNVYNILVCGYSRIGNKKEAIRVYCEMISKGFVPLTSTFNVLISEFAKVGMMSQARELMNEMQVRGVLPNSSTYDIVISGWCKLSMRVEIERALRNSCELKAKMLLNEMNEKGFEPCESTVRYVKLILKRQRKKKKS, from the coding sequence ATGGGGTCTTCGTTgcggcatttcatcaaacacctgcCATGCAACAAGACCCTCGTTCACTTCCTTATCATTTCTCCATTATCAATCAGACccatttcatcatcatcatctcaaagatcaaaactttcaTCATACCCTTCATTTTTCTGCACTTTAATCCACCTTTTTCTGTCGAATAACCGTCTCTCGAAAGCCGCAGAAACGTTTCGGACAATGCGAACCCTGAATCTTGGTTTCCAAGATTTAGAATCTTGGAATGGTGTTCTTAAAGAGTTTAATAATCATGGGATGGTTAATGAGGTAATGTTTGTTTATAAAGAAATGTTGTCTTGTAGTGTTGGTACTAATGTAGTTTCTAGAAATATTGTTGTTCATTGTTTGTGTAAAGTAGGCCGAGTTGAGTCGGGTTTAAGGCTAGTACGAAACTCGGGTTTTGGTGAATATGATGTTGttagttataatatattgatttggGGTTTTTGTAAATATGGGTTTGTTGAACAGGGTTTTGGGTTGTGTTCTGAAATGATTAAAAAAGGGTTTGCTTTTGATGATTTTACAAGGAATATATTGATTAAAGGGTTTATCGATAAGCGGTTGTTTGGATATGTGGATTGGGTTGTTGATCGGCTTGGTTGCATGGATGTTGTCGGTTTTAATACTTTGATTTATGGGTGTGCTAAAGTTGGTGATGCTGTTGGTGCTGTTGAGATGTTGAATAGGATGAGGGAAGAAGGGTTGTTTCCGGATGTTGTTACGTATAATACTTTGATTGATATGTTTTGTAAGATGAAGGGTTTGGATCAGGCGGAAAGTGTTTTTGATGAACTTATGGTGCCTGAGAAAAAAGGTGGTTTGGTTCTTGACGATAGTGATGATAATATAGTGAAACCTAATGTCGTTACATATACTTCACTTATTAATGGATACTTTAAGGACAAAAGGCCTGATGAAGCACTTGATATGTACGAGAAAATGGTCATGGATGGGTTATCACCTGATGTTGTTACTTACAGTTTGGTAATAAATGGGCTTTGTAAGAATGGGAGAGTTGACGATGCTCAAGCACTTCTCAAGGAAATGAGAAGCATTGGTGTAGAGCCTAACCACGTAACATACTCTTTGTTTATGGATTTGTTCTTAAGACGAAAGAATGTAGATGTTGTCCTTGGCCTTCAGAGTCAAATGGTGGTGCGTGGAATTCCATTTGATGTGGTTGTATTTACTACTctgattgatggattgtttaAAAGTGGAAAGCCTAACGAAGCTGAGATAATGTTCAATAGTCTTTTAGATTCTGGTGTGGCTCCAAACTGTATCACTTATACTTCATTGATTGATGGACGCTGTAAATCAGGAGATTTGGATGGCGTTGAGTCTGCACTGCAAGAGATGGAGAGTAAAAATGTCTCTCCAAATGTTGTTACATACACTTCTATCATTAGTGGTTTTTTAAGGCATAATCTGCTTGATGCAGCTTTTAGCACCTTGAACAAAATGGTGGGTGAGGGAGTTATGccaaatattttcacatatagtAGATTAATCGATGGCTATTTCAAGGCTGGTAAAGAAGAAATGGCTGTTAGCTTTTATGAGGAAATGAAGTTGAGCGGGTTGGAGGAAAACAATTTTGTACTTGATGCTATTGTAAATAGTTATAAAAGGAAAGGGAAAATGGATGAAGCTGGTTCATTTTTTGAAATGATGATAGTTAAGGGACTTTTTCCCGACTGTGCTAATTATACGTCGCTAATGGATGGGTATTTTAAAACAGGTGATGAGTCAGCTGCGCTTAGAATGGCTGAAGAAATGACTGAGAAAAATTTGCAGTTTGATTCTGTTGCTTATAACGTATTAGCAAATGGGCTATTGGGGCTCGGGAAATATGAAGTGGAATCTGTTTATTTAAGCATAAAAGAACTTGGCTTAGCACCAAATATTGAGACATTTAACACAATCATTGCTGCTTATTGCAAAGAGGGTAAAATGGAAAATGCTCTAAACCTATGGAAAGAGATTAAGAGCCTAGGATTAGTGCCAAATGAGATCACTGTTAATGTTATGGTAGGTGGACTCTGTGAAACAGGGAAGGTTCATGAAGCCATTGATTTGTTGACTGAAATGGCAAGTTTACAGTTTTACCCTAGCTCTACTTCTCACAGATTTATTGTTAATGCAGCTTCAAAAACTAAAAGAGGTGAGTATATTTTGTTAGTGCATGAACGTCTTTTAACCATGGGCCTTAAACCCAGCCTAAAAATCTATAATGCCCTTGTCACCGCCTTATGCAGACTTGGCATGACTAGAAAAGCCACATTAGTGCTACAAGATATGAAAGATAACGGCTTTTCTGCTGATACTGTTACTTACAACGTCTTAATTAATGGATATTGCAAAAGTTCACATTTAAAGAAAGCTCTTCAAACATTTTCACAAATGTTGGACGACGGAGTTTCTCCTACCATTTTGACTTATCATACGCTTCTTAGGGGTCTTTCAAAGGGCGGCTTGATGCATGAGATTTTGAACATAGTTAATGACATGCTGGAAAGAGGTTTTGAAATTGATTCTAATGTCTATAACATTTTGGTTTGTGGGTATAGCAGGATTGGGAATAAGAAGGAAGCTATAAGGGTCTATTGTGAAATGATATCGAAAGGGTTTGTTCCTCTAACCAGTACTTTTAATGTGTTAATCAGTGAGTTCGCTAAGGTGGGAATGATGAGTCAGGCAAGAGAGCTTATGAATGAGATGCAAGTTAGAGGGGTTCTTCCTAATTCTTCAACTTATGATATAGTCATAAGTGGGTGGTGTAAATTATCAATGCGGGTAGAGATAGAGAGGGCGTTGAGAAATTCATGTGAGTTGAAAGCAAAAATGTTGCTCAATGAGATGAATGAAAAAGGTTTTGAGCCTTGTGAAAGTACAGTTAGGTATGTCAAATTGATTCTcaaaagacaaagaaagaagaaaaagagctGA
- the LOC122596820 gene encoding craniofacial development protein 2-like: MNRCKVDIVCLQETRWIGGNIGEEYGYKLWYFGAPSGRNGVGIIMTERLKDYVVHVERHGDRLMLVRLVIQEETINVISAYAPQSGRGAVEKTTFWDSLNELVRSCPDDQRLVLGGDLNGHIGVEAASYSGVHEGLGFGKRNDDGRMILEFATAHDLAIANSFFRKRRSQLITFQSARLETQIDYFLVRKGDFRACKDCKVLHREGCISQHRLLVLDLLVSIQVIKLVKAVKPRILWKNLMGEAAETFRSTTSTRFARETQDVSHMVVVTSRTFN, translated from the coding sequence ATGAATAGGTGTAAGGTAGATATTGTGTGCCTCCAGGAAACTAGGTGGATAGGGGGAAACATTGGAGAAGAATATGGATACAAGCTTTGGTATTTTGGAGCGCCTTCGGGGAGAAACGGAGTGGGTATCATCATGACAGAACGACTCAAAGACTATGTAGTGCACGTGGAGAGACACGGGGATAGGTTGATGTTGGTGAGATTGGTGATACAAGAGGAGACGATAAATGTGATCAGCGCGTATGCCCCCCAATCGGGCCGGGGGGCGGTAGAGAAGACGACTTTCTGGGACTCATTGAATGAGTTGGTTAGGAGTTGCCCTGATGACCAACGACTAGTTTTAGGAGGAGACTTAAACGGGCATATAGGAGTAGAGGCAGCCAGCTACTCGGGTGTACACGAGGGATTAGGGTTTGGAAAGAGAAATGACGATGGACGCATGATATTGGAGTTCGCTACTGCACATGACCTGGCCATCGCAAACTCTTTCTTCCGAAAGAGGCGTTCTCAGTTGATTACCTTCCAGAGTGCCCGACTTGAAACTCAGATCGACTACTTTCTGGTGCGTAAAGGGGACTTTAGAGCATGCAAAGATTGCAAGGTCCTCCATAGAGAGGGTTGCATATCCCAACATAGACTGTTGGTCTTAGATTTGCTCGTGAGTATACAAGTAATCAAGCTTGTGAAGGCTGTAAAGCCAAGAATCCTCTGGAAAAACTTAATGGGTGAAGCAGCGGAGACGTTTAGGTCGACGACCAGCACGAGGTTCGCAAGGGAAACTCAAGACGTTTCGCATATGGTagttgtaacatcccgaacttttaattaa
- the LOC122596821 gene encoding stemmadenine O-acetyltransferase-like, whose translation MRRFSTLLASFKTCKQPQPTIERPLATSLITPKHFYDQSRFFSAQTGVIPRDYDHPSRIEFQQDYDSAKGVGVEKKKCEIRVLSIENVKPNKPTPDYLRSFKLSALDQIYGPSYVPLVWFYPNNFNGNKNIHDIVLQRSKLLKQSLSETLSWFYPFAGKYIDDNHVDCNDEGVYYVETRIEGDLSSFIAKPDYKLVQRLLPMPPNSTEPTRGFYLAMVQVNFFSCGGVAISMSNSHKLIDGCTYMRFISAWASAANVDKEKVYPNFDTSSLFPPNIKPPSYPCFPISTLTERPMLLKTGKCSTERFRFDAKALQALKSKAAESVSSTRVVAVTSLLWKCATAAARKLHGERPSILQLAVNIRGRFVPPLPRNAIGNIIWNAVAKCDSNDDLRLDTMARHINAGIAKIDTSFVEQFKGEGGFDKIVDEMKHLGGQLSSFDTDYYSSSSMCNSGLYEADFGWGRPVWSCFGYLNTDLALYTNAILLMDTSTGDGIEAWVTLSQDEMEILEHDPDLLLYASVEPSPL comes from the exons ATGAGGCGTTTCAGTACCTTATTAGCATCTTTTAAGACATGCAAGCAACCTCAACCTACGATCGAACGACCACTTGCTACATCTTTAATCACTCCCAAGCATTTTTATGATCAATCTAGGTTCTTTTCAGCTCAGACAGGAGTGATCCCTCGAGATTACGACCATCCTTCACG GATTGAGTTTCAACAAGATTATGATAGTGCTAAAGGTGTTGgtgtagaaaagaaaaaatgtgaAATTCGTGTTTTGTCAATAGAAAATGTGAAGCCCAATAAGCCCACTCCTGACTACCTTCGATCATTCAAGCTTTCTGCATTGGATCAAATCTATGGTCCGAGTTATGTCCCACTTGTCTGGTTTTATCCAAACAATTTTAATGGGAACAAAAACATTCATGACATCGTTCTTCAAAGATCAAAACTGCTAAAGCAATCACTCTCGGAAACACTCTCTTGGTTTTACCCATTTGCAGGAAAGTATATCGATGATAACCACGTCGACTGTAATGATGAAGGCGTTTACTACGTTGAAACACGAATTGAGGGTGATCTTTCGAGTTTCATTGCAAAACCAGATTACAAGTTAGTACAGAGGCTACTTCCGATGCCACCAAACTCAACGGAGCCAACGCGAGGATTCTATCTCGCTATGGTCCAAGTAAACTTCTTTAGTTGTGGCGGTGTTGCAATTAGCATGTCGAATTCACATAAACTCATTGATGGTTGCACTTACATGAGGTTTATAAGTGCGTGGGCGTCTGCAGCAAACGTTGATAAAGAGAAAGTTTACCCTAATTTTGACACTTCCTCACTTTTTCCGCCCAACATTAAACCGCCTTCATATCCATGTTTCCCGATCTCAACCTTGACTGAACGACCAATGTTGTTAAAGACAGGAAAGTGTTCGACTGAAAGATTCCGGTTTGATGCAAAGGCTTTACAAGCACTTAAGTCCAAAGCTGCTGAATCTGTCTCCTCCACTCGTGTGGTAGCGGTCACCTCATTACTTTGGAAATGTGCAACTGCTGCTGCAAGGAAACTACACGGAGAAAGACCATCAATCTTACAACTTGCTGTGAACATAAGAGGTAGATTTGTACCACCTTTACCACGAAATGCAATTGGGAACATCATTTGGAATGCAGTGGCTAAATGTGATTCAAATGACGACTTGAGATTAGATACCATGGCAAGACACATTAATGCTGGTATTGCGAAAATTGACACCAGTTTTGTTGAGCAGTTTAAAGGGGAGGGCGGTTTTGATAAGATTGTCGATGAGATGAAACACCTGGGAGGTCAACTGTCGAGTTTTGATACAGATTACTACTCTTCGAGTAGCATGTGTAATTCCGGGCTATATGAAGCTGACTTTGGCTGGGGAAGGCCTGTTTGGTCGTGTTTTGGGTATTTAAACACTGATCTTGCTCTCTATACGAATGCCATACTTTTGATGGATACGAGTACAGGCGATGGGATCGAAGCATGGGTCACCTTGAGCCAAGACGAAATGGAGATACTCGAGCATGATCCTGATCTCCTCTTATATGCTTCTGTCGAGCCTAGTCCTCTCTAA